One Streptomyces coeruleorubidus DNA segment encodes these proteins:
- the otsB gene encoding trehalose-phosphatase: MTGPTDSPLPAPTTKAGQEGLDALLTHPGKALIGLDFDGTLAPIVADPDKARAHPGAVPALAALAPKVAAVAVITGRPAEVAVRNGGFADVPGLEHLVVLGHYGAERWDARTGEVSAPEPHPGVAAVRAELPELLERFGASQGTRIEDKGRAVAVHTRRAADPQAALDSLREPLAGLADRHGLVVEPGRMVLELRPPGMDKGVALAGFAREIGAGSVLFAGDDLGDLPAYSAVGKLRADGTPGLLVCSGSDEVTELRERADVVVDGPEGVVRLLHTVAARLG, from the coding sequence ATGACCGGTCCCACGGACTCCCCTCTGCCGGCGCCCACCACGAAAGCCGGACAGGAAGGTCTGGACGCTCTCCTCACCCACCCCGGCAAGGCCCTGATCGGTCTCGACTTCGACGGGACGCTCGCGCCGATCGTGGCCGACCCCGACAAGGCCCGGGCCCACCCGGGGGCCGTACCCGCGCTGGCCGCGCTCGCGCCGAAGGTGGCCGCCGTCGCGGTGATCACCGGCCGGCCGGCCGAGGTCGCGGTGCGCAACGGCGGCTTCGCGGACGTCCCGGGCCTGGAGCACCTCGTGGTCCTCGGCCACTACGGCGCCGAGCGCTGGGACGCCCGGACCGGCGAGGTCAGCGCCCCCGAGCCGCATCCCGGCGTCGCCGCGGTCCGCGCCGAGCTGCCCGAGCTCCTCGAACGGTTCGGCGCGTCGCAGGGGACCCGGATCGAGGACAAGGGCCGGGCCGTCGCCGTGCACACCCGCCGGGCCGCCGATCCGCAGGCCGCGCTGGACTCCCTGCGCGAACCGCTCGCCGGCCTGGCCGACCGCCACGGCCTGGTCGTGGAGCCCGGCCGCATGGTCCTCGAACTGCGCCCGCCCGGCATGGACAAGGGCGTCGCCCTCGCCGGGTTCGCCCGGGAGATCGGCGCCGGGTCCGTCCTCTTCGCCGGCGACGACCTGGGCGACCTGCCCGCCTACTCGGCCGTCGGCAAGCTCCGCGCGGACGGCACCCCGGGCCTGCTGGTGTGCAGCGGCAGCGACGAGGTGACCGAGCTGAGGGAGCGGGCGGACGTGGTGGTGGACGGCCCCGAAGGCGTCGTCCGCCTGCTGCACACGGTGGCGGCCAGGCTCGGCTGA
- a CDS encoding DUF3263 domain-containing protein, producing MDEDTGEERLGRRERDILALERRGFSGPGAKERAIREELGLAPVRYYQLLNALLDDPRALSHDPVTVNRLRRIRETRRAER from the coding sequence ATGGACGAGGACACGGGTGAGGAGCGGCTCGGGCGCAGGGAGCGGGACATCCTCGCGCTCGAACGCCGCGGGTTTTCCGGGCCCGGTGCGAAGGAACGGGCCATACGGGAGGAGCTGGGCCTCGCCCCCGTGCGCTACTACCAGCTCCTCAACGCCCTGCTCGACGACCCCCGGGCCCTGTCCCACGACCCGGTGACGGTGAACCGGCTGCGGCGGATACGGGAGACGCGCCGGGCCGAACGCTGA
- a CDS encoding ABC transporter substrate-binding protein yields the protein MAGTIAVVSALGMTAVLGGCGMTGGSADVTLKLVAADYGDSAANSSKKYWDKLVQEYEADNPGVKIDVSVYSWNDVDRKVREMVAAGDPPDMAQIGAYADYAARNQLYKADDLLSIPVQADFVGQLASAGQVKGVQYGMPFASSTRVLFYNKTLFAKAGITPPETWDDLAEDAEALKDEGVKYPYALPLGPEEAQAETMQWMLSGGGGYTDTVGSYGIDSPENIDTFSWLKNELVGKDLTGPVAPGELNRAAAFSAFAKGEVGMLNGHPSLMKIAAKNGVEYGMVPTPGKEGTSKSTLGVADWMTAFRKNGHRDQVGDFLDFVYSEKNVLAFSREYDLLPVTSSASETMAASGRDRHLKPFLEELLASELYPVGKTSWADVSAQVKKQIGKAVAPSGSPSGVLGHLQAVATRAESAE from the coding sequence ATGGCAGGAACGATCGCGGTGGTGTCCGCACTGGGCATGACGGCGGTCCTCGGCGGCTGCGGGATGACGGGCGGCTCCGCCGACGTGACCCTGAAGCTGGTCGCCGCCGACTACGGCGACAGTGCGGCCAACAGCTCCAAGAAGTACTGGGACAAGCTCGTCCAGGAGTACGAGGCCGACAACCCCGGGGTGAAGATCGACGTCAGCGTCTACTCATGGAACGACGTCGACCGCAAGGTCAGGGAGATGGTCGCCGCCGGTGACCCGCCGGACATGGCGCAGATCGGCGCGTACGCCGACTACGCGGCGCGGAACCAGCTCTACAAGGCCGACGACCTGCTCTCCATACCCGTGCAGGCCGACTTCGTCGGGCAGCTGGCCTCCGCGGGACAGGTCAAGGGCGTGCAGTACGGCATGCCGTTCGCCTCCTCCACCCGCGTGCTCTTCTACAACAAGACGCTCTTCGCCAAGGCGGGCATCACCCCGCCCGAGACCTGGGACGACCTGGCCGAGGACGCCGAGGCGCTCAAGGACGAGGGCGTGAAGTACCCCTACGCGCTGCCCCTCGGCCCGGAGGAGGCCCAGGCCGAGACCATGCAGTGGATGCTCAGCGGCGGGGGCGGCTACACCGACACCGTCGGCAGCTACGGCATCGACTCCCCGGAGAACATCGACACCTTCTCCTGGCTGAAGAACGAACTGGTCGGCAAGGACCTGACCGGGCCGGTCGCGCCCGGCGAGCTCAACCGGGCCGCCGCGTTCTCCGCCTTCGCCAAGGGCGAGGTCGGCATGCTCAACGGCCATCCCTCCCTGATGAAGATCGCCGCCAAGAACGGCGTCGAGTACGGCATGGTGCCGACCCCGGGCAAGGAGGGGACGAGCAAGTCCACGCTCGGTGTCGCCGACTGGATGACGGCCTTCCGCAAGAACGGCCACCGCGACCAGGTCGGCGACTTCCTCGACTTCGTCTACAGCGAGAAGAACGTGCTGGCCTTCTCCCGCGAGTACGACCTGCTGCCGGTCACCAGCTCCGCGTCCGAGACCATGGCCGCCTCCGGCCGGGACCGGCACCTCAAGCCGTTCCTGGAGGAGCTGCTGGCCTCCGAGCTCTACCCGGTCGGCAAGACCTCCTGGGCCGACGTCAGCGCCCAGGTCAAGAAGCAGATCGGCAAGGCCGTCGCCCCCTCCGGCAGCCCCTCGGGCGTCCTGGGGCACCTCCAGGCGGTGGCGACCCGGGCGGAGAGCGCGGAGTAG
- a CDS encoding ROK family protein, with translation MRHVIALDVGGTGMKAALAGREGELLYQARRPTGREQGPDAVVAGILDFAAELRAYGTEHFGTPASAAGVAVPGIVDEARGLAAYAANLGWRDVPLRDLLAERLGVPVALGHDVRTGGLAEGRVGAGRGADRFLFVALGTGIAGAIGVDGLVEAGAHGFAGEIGHIVVRPGGSECPCGQRGCLERFASAAAVSEAWATASGDPGADAADCAKAVDSGDPKAQAVWQEAVDALADGLVTALTLLDPRVLIIGGGLAEAGETLFTPLREAIRRRITFQKQPSIVPAALGDTAGCLGAGLLAWDLLDQTDRSEVTT, from the coding sequence GTGAGACATGTCATCGCCCTCGACGTGGGCGGCACCGGAATGAAGGCCGCCCTGGCCGGACGGGAGGGCGAGCTGCTGTACCAGGCCCGCCGGCCCACCGGACGCGAGCAGGGACCGGACGCCGTCGTCGCGGGCATCCTCGACTTCGCCGCCGAGCTGCGCGCGTACGGCACCGAACACTTCGGCACGCCCGCATCGGCCGCCGGCGTGGCCGTCCCCGGCATCGTCGACGAGGCGCGGGGCCTCGCCGCCTACGCGGCGAACCTCGGCTGGCGCGACGTTCCGCTGCGCGACCTGCTGGCGGAGCGGCTGGGCGTCCCGGTCGCCCTCGGCCACGACGTGCGCACCGGCGGCCTCGCCGAGGGCCGGGTCGGCGCGGGCCGGGGTGCCGACCGGTTCCTGTTCGTGGCGCTGGGCACCGGCATCGCGGGCGCCATCGGCGTCGACGGCCTGGTCGAGGCGGGCGCGCACGGCTTCGCGGGCGAGATCGGCCACATCGTCGTACGCCCCGGCGGGTCCGAGTGCCCCTGCGGGCAGCGCGGCTGCCTGGAGCGCTTCGCCTCGGCGGCGGCGGTGAGCGAGGCCTGGGCGACGGCCTCCGGCGACCCGGGCGCGGACGCGGCGGACTGCGCGAAGGCGGTGGACTCCGGTGACCCGAAGGCGCAGGCGGTCTGGCAGGAGGCGGTCGACGCCCTGGCCGACGGCCTGGTCACGGCCCTCACCTTGCTGGACCCACGGGTCCTGATCATCGGTGGCGGGCTGGCGGAGGCAGGAGAAACGTTGTTCACGCCGCTGCGGGAAGCCATCCGTCGCCGCATCACCTTTCAGAAACAGCCGTCGATCGTCCCCGCGGCCCTGGGGGACACGGCCGGATGCCTGGGCGCCGGGCTCCTGGCCTGGGATCTCCTCGACCAGACCGACCGTTCGGAGGTAACCACCTGA